In one Janibacter cremeus genomic region, the following are encoded:
- a CDS encoding SDR family NAD(P)-dependent oxidoreductase — translation MTTTPREGGSGSPFDMTGRVAVVVGASAGGLGQEAARALAAAGATVAVANLAPLGDEIEKVRASLPGSGHSAHVVDVTDESSVRELAEQVLGQHGRVDSVVNAAGIMLRKGYAETSVEEFERIIKVNLVGCWIVGREFGPRLAALGGGQIVNLTTVYAERVGPIPESAYYASKAGVVNVTRSLASELGRDRVTVNALAPAVFYPTAMTMPLKDDPDQLEWFAQRTMLGRLGDVDADFAGPLLLLASPASSYITGQVLYIDGGWSAW, via the coding sequence GTGACCACGACCCCGCGCGAAGGGGGGAGCGGCTCCCCCTTCGACATGACCGGGCGGGTGGCCGTCGTCGTCGGCGCCTCCGCGGGTGGCCTCGGCCAGGAGGCGGCGCGTGCCCTCGCCGCCGCCGGTGCGACCGTCGCCGTGGCCAACCTCGCCCCCCTGGGGGACGAGATCGAGAAGGTCCGTGCGTCCCTGCCGGGCTCCGGTCACTCCGCACACGTCGTCGACGTCACCGACGAGAGCTCGGTCCGGGAGCTCGCCGAGCAGGTGCTGGGGCAGCACGGCCGGGTGGACTCGGTGGTCAACGCCGCCGGCATCATGCTGCGCAAGGGCTACGCCGAGACCTCGGTCGAGGAGTTCGAGCGGATCATCAAGGTCAATCTCGTCGGCTGCTGGATCGTGGGCCGGGAGTTCGGCCCCCGCCTGGCGGCGTTGGGCGGCGGGCAGATCGTCAACCTCACGACCGTGTACGCCGAGCGCGTCGGCCCGATCCCGGAGAGCGCCTACTACGCGAGCAAGGCGGGCGTGGTCAACGTGACCCGCTCCCTGGCCAGCGAGCTCGGCCGCGACCGCGTCACCGTCAACGCCCTCGCCCCCGCCGTGTTCTACCCGACGGCGATGACCATGCCCCTGAAGGACGACCCCGACCAGCTGGAGTGGTTCGCGCAGCGCACCATGCTCGGCCGGCTCGGCGACGTCGACGCCGACTTCGCCGGCCCGCTCCTCCTCCTCGCCTCCCCGGCGAGCAGCTACATCACCGGACAGGTGCTCTACATCGACGGCGGCTGGTCCGCCTGGTGA
- a CDS encoding cysteine hydrolase family protein produces MTADRTALLMLDYQVALGQEGDLCLAPPLAAQVRERGVVATASRVLGAAREAGVPVFHIRLAFDPAYRLRTNLLPRFDGYPTNQKMKIGSPETEFLPELAPAEGEAVVTKGCVDPFVGTPLREVLAGNGIDHVVLGGIATHLVVESAARHASDSGLQVSIVEDMCATPDPALHEHAVAKTLPLFGTVTTADEVVGSWA; encoded by the coding sequence ATGACTGCTGACCGCACCGCCCTCCTCATGCTCGACTACCAGGTCGCCCTGGGTCAGGAGGGTGATCTCTGCCTGGCCCCGCCGTTGGCGGCCCAGGTCCGTGAGCGTGGCGTCGTCGCGACCGCCTCGCGCGTGCTGGGGGCGGCCCGTGAGGCGGGTGTACCCGTCTTCCACATCCGCCTGGCCTTCGACCCGGCCTACCGGCTGCGGACGAATCTGCTGCCCCGGTTCGACGGGTACCCGACGAACCAGAAGATGAAGATCGGGTCCCCGGAGACGGAGTTCCTGCCCGAGCTGGCTCCGGCCGAGGGGGAGGCCGTCGTCACCAAGGGGTGCGTCGACCCCTTCGTCGGCACCCCGCTGCGTGAGGTCCTCGCCGGGAACGGGATCGATCACGTCGTCCTCGGGGGCATCGCCACCCACCTGGTCGTGGAGTCCGCCGCCCGCCACGCGAGCGACTCCGGCCTGCAGGTGAGCATCGTCGAGGACATGTGCGCCACTCCCGACCCGGCACTGCACGAGCACGCCGTCGCCAAGACCCTGCCCCTCTTCGGCACGGTCACCACGGCCGACGAGGTCGTCGGGAGCTGGGCATGA
- the tcuA gene encoding FAD-dependent tricarballylate dehydrogenase TcuA, with amino-acid sequence MSARTHDVIVVGSGIAGLSSAISAHEAGARVLLLDRATESEAGGNTRYTEAYMRMASVDEPADGLADALVDDFMGHPDPGLTADLTKSWEKRSPLLRAHPMVDLDYVETFVESAGPTLRWLEGHGMSFGQLPTLFLTVSTTRLAPIGGGQALVETLSRRAKELGIDFSYESTVRELVVDEGVVTGVVAATPQGRVTHSGTVVLACGGYEGNAEMMARYHGDKAMTCRPVARGGNYNKGEGLEMALAAGAATAGNFSLFHAEPIDPRSGDPEAAIMAFTYGVLVNVHGRRFVDEARGPIDAWYERTTRDIQAQDRGMAWMILDAAGQAVPNIRTAIRTEEPAVTAGTIEELAAALDLDPTTLVATMDEYNAACPEGEWDVTRPDGMATQGLHPAKSNWARPISQGPFAAYPIMAANVFTFGGLKVDASSRVIDRDGRAIPGLYAAGEMTGLYYSNYVGSTSVLRGATFGRIAGAGAAESRRESLAS; translated from the coding sequence ATGAGCGCGCGCACCCATGACGTGATCGTCGTCGGCTCTGGCATCGCCGGTCTGTCATCGGCGATCAGCGCGCACGAGGCCGGAGCCAGGGTCCTCCTCCTCGACCGGGCCACCGAGAGCGAAGCGGGAGGCAACACCCGGTACACCGAGGCCTACATGCGGATGGCCTCGGTCGACGAACCCGCGGACGGACTCGCTGATGCACTCGTCGACGACTTCATGGGACACCCCGACCCCGGCCTGACCGCGGACCTGACGAAGTCGTGGGAGAAGCGCTCCCCGCTGCTGCGGGCACATCCGATGGTCGACCTGGACTACGTCGAGACCTTCGTGGAGAGCGCCGGCCCGACCCTGCGGTGGCTCGAGGGCCACGGCATGTCCTTCGGTCAGCTGCCGACGCTGTTCCTCACCGTCTCCACGACCCGCCTGGCACCGATAGGCGGGGGGCAGGCGCTCGTGGAGACCCTCAGCCGTCGGGCCAAGGAGCTCGGCATCGACTTCTCCTACGAGAGCACGGTGCGCGAGCTCGTCGTCGACGAGGGTGTCGTGACCGGTGTCGTCGCTGCGACCCCCCAGGGGCGCGTGACGCACAGTGGCACGGTCGTCCTCGCTTGCGGTGGGTACGAGGGCAATGCCGAGATGATGGCCCGCTACCACGGGGACAAGGCGATGACGTGCCGCCCGGTGGCCCGCGGGGGCAACTACAACAAGGGTGAGGGCCTCGAGATGGCCTTGGCCGCGGGCGCGGCGACGGCCGGTAACTTCAGCCTCTTCCACGCCGAGCCGATCGATCCCCGCTCGGGCGACCCGGAGGCGGCGATCATGGCCTTCACCTACGGCGTGCTCGTCAACGTCCACGGCCGGCGCTTCGTGGACGAGGCCCGCGGCCCGATCGACGCCTGGTACGAGCGGACCACCCGCGACATCCAGGCCCAGGACCGGGGCATGGCGTGGATGATCCTCGACGCCGCAGGCCAGGCCGTGCCCAACATCAGGACAGCCATCCGCACCGAGGAGCCGGCGGTCACCGCAGGGACGATCGAGGAGCTGGCGGCTGCCCTCGACCTCGACCCCACCACCCTGGTGGCGACCATGGATGAGTACAACGCAGCCTGCCCCGAGGGCGAGTGGGACGTCACCCGGCCCGACGGCATGGCCACACAGGGCCTGCACCCCGCCAAGAGCAACTGGGCCCGCCCGATCAGCCAAGGACCCTTCGCGGCCTACCCGATCATGGCGGCCAACGTCTTCACCTTCGGCGGGCTCAAGGTCGACGCCTCCTCCCGCGTCATCGACCGCGACGGACGAGCCATCCCCGGCCTGTACGCAGCCGGTGAGATGACCGGTCTGTACTACTCGAACTACGTCGGGTCGACGTCGGTGTTGCGCGGGGCCACCTTCGGCCGGATCGCTGGTGCCGGGGCCGCCGAGAGCCGAAGGGAGTCACTCGCCTCATGA
- a CDS encoding aspartate/glutamate racemase family protein codes for MRIWHQSFTVLDDVPHYRDALQRHLSAAAGSEHSVDLHGMRAGTYPSEYPGTHIKYAYLSGLHKDQFVEAALRAQDEGYDAYFIATIPDTAYEEVRSLVDIPVVALGQTSALMAAQLGRRVGIVNFIAELEPQLRRNMEVYGLDRIVGPIHQVERAFTDIMDAYADPGPLTEAFTVAARAAVADGADVIVPGEGPLNVFLADQGISRIDDVPVVDSMGTCVRVALLRAAQYREQGLVASRRGFFGEQPPRGLVDAARAFYGLDSPADS; via the coding sequence ATGAGGATCTGGCACCAGTCCTTCACCGTCCTCGACGATGTGCCCCACTACCGGGACGCGCTGCAGCGCCACCTGTCCGCAGCTGCCGGGTCGGAGCACTCCGTCGACCTGCACGGGATGCGGGCGGGGACCTACCCGAGTGAGTATCCGGGAACCCACATCAAGTACGCCTATCTCTCGGGTCTCCACAAGGACCAGTTCGTCGAGGCGGCGCTGCGGGCGCAGGACGAGGGGTACGACGCCTACTTCATCGCGACGATCCCGGACACGGCCTACGAGGAGGTCCGCTCGCTCGTGGACATCCCGGTCGTGGCCCTGGGGCAGACGAGCGCCCTCATGGCGGCCCAGCTCGGGCGCCGGGTCGGCATCGTCAACTTCATCGCCGAGCTCGAGCCCCAGCTGCGTCGCAACATGGAGGTGTACGGGCTCGACCGGATCGTCGGCCCGATCCACCAGGTGGAGCGGGCGTTCACCGACATCATGGATGCGTATGCCGACCCAGGGCCGCTGACCGAGGCCTTCACGGTCGCGGCCCGCGCCGCCGTCGCGGACGGGGCCGACGTCATCGTCCCGGGCGAGGGGCCCCTCAACGTCTTCCTCGCCGACCAGGGCATCAGCCGGATCGACGACGTGCCGGTCGTCGACTCGATGGGCACCTGCGTGCGGGTCGCGCTCCTGCGCGCAGCTCAGTACCGCGAGCAGGGCCTGGTCGCGTCACGGCGCGGCTTCTTCGGGGAGCAGCCTCCCAGGGGTCTCGTCGACGCGGCCCGCGCCTTCTACGGCCTCGACTCCCCGGCCGACTCGTGA